A part of bacterium genomic DNA contains:
- a CDS encoding ABC transporter ATP-binding protein → MNKSMIRLLNVSKRFGDRKVLDDITLEVFEGETLVIIGRSGVGKSTILKHIAGLLSPDSGEVWVEGQNVGILKEQEVNELRKKMGVVFQYAALFDSLTVFENVAFRLLRDFKTPLPQAVETVKRKLELVGLKDNLLDLKPAQLSGGMRKRVGLARAIAVEPEIILYDEPTSGLDPVSSEAINDLVLDMQKKLGVTSVVVTHDMHSAYKVANRIAMIYDGKIVGIGTPDEIRNSPNPFVHQFVTGSVEGPMPVR, encoded by the coding sequence ATGAACAAATCCATGATCCGGCTCCTGAACGTCAGCAAGCGCTTCGGCGACCGGAAGGTCCTGGATGACATCACCCTGGAGGTCTTCGAGGGCGAGACCCTGGTCATCATCGGCCGTTCCGGCGTGGGGAAGAGCACCATCCTGAAGCACATCGCCGGGCTCCTTTCGCCCGATTCGGGGGAGGTCTGGGTCGAGGGGCAGAACGTGGGAATCTTGAAGGAGCAGGAGGTCAACGAGCTCCGCAAGAAGATGGGCGTGGTCTTCCAATACGCGGCCCTTTTCGATTCCCTGACGGTCTTCGAGAACGTGGCCTTCCGGTTGTTGCGGGATTTCAAGACGCCCCTGCCCCAGGCCGTCGAAACGGTGAAACGCAAGCTGGAGCTGGTGGGACTGAAGGACAATCTCCTCGACCTCAAGCCCGCCCAGCTTTCCGGCGGCATGCGCAAGCGCGTGGGACTGGCCCGCGCCATCGCGGTGGAGCCGGAGATCATCCTCTACGACGAGCCGACCTCGGGATTGGACCCGGTCTCGTCGGAGGCCATCAACGACCTGGTGCTCGACATGCAGAAGAAATTGGGGGTCACGTCCGTCGTCGTGACCCACGACATGCACAGCGCCTACAAAGTGGCCAACCGAATTGCCATGATATATGATGGAAAAATCGTCGGGATCGGGACCCCCGACGAGATCCGCAACAGTCCGAATCCCTTCGTTCACCAGTTCGTGACGGGCAGCGTCGAAGGGCCCATGCCGGTCCGCTAG